The sequence below is a genomic window from Cicer arietinum cultivar CDC Frontier isolate Library 1 chromosome 6, Cicar.CDCFrontier_v2.0, whole genome shotgun sequence.
aaaatcattttttctcttcattttttaaagaaattgcctttttttttcttttcttgaaaaGCACACCTTACAAATAAATAGAAGTACACTTTTTTTTAACACTATTGTTATTAGAAAGCTGTCACCATTGATGATAAGATTAGACCTTGATTTTGCAAAAGTATCATCTTCGTTGTTAAATATAGgatctttttaattaaattactggtataaaaaaaattgataataataatactaaattatgatttaatttttaaaagaaataattagttaataattttaattataatatttactattgattataaaaatataaattaattaaagacatattaataaacaaataattaatgcagtatttaataatatataacttttGTAGACTATAATTTGTAGCTATTGTAAAATCACATAAAGATACCATGATTTTACTTATGCCACCtcttatttttcaaacttaGTGACTTTTCTTCTCAACTcttattcttgagagaaaaatcaTTATGCACACCAttgatttaatcattttattatatgattttaACTTCCACCGATTAATAATTATAcaatatataattcatattaaCAAAAGTGTTAATGTTTACaatgaatatttattaaatcatatatttaaatatttttaattttaatatcaaaataaaaatgctaatttttatacattcatttaacactttattttttatttttttatttctctgtttctaTCACATGACCAAcatatcacatttatcattcgattctctttatttctttatctatcaaggtttaaaatgaatttaggTGGATGAATTCTTCATTTCACCACTTTTATAAATGATCAATCTATGATTGATACTTAAAAATCATAAGAAATTCTAACAATTGattatacttttaaaaattaatagtttgtgcTCTTCTTgatctttataaataaaattataacttaatttatattgattaaatacacaatacattttttttagttaaattaaaattattatttcaatcataaaaataaaaataacagttaatatatacttctaaaaaataacgtttataattatttaaattttaaacattttttaaaagtaatccAAAATACTTTTTGGTGAAGATAAAGGATAAGTAATTGGCCTTTTTGACTAAAGAACACGTGCCCTATGTACAGACAAAAGCAACGTGCCctcatattttcaaatttggACAAACCATTACCATATTTAAAGGAATCATTTCAGTCACCAAAAACTCACTCTTCCCATACACCATTTTTGACATTACCAGTTACACATTCAAAATGCATAATCACACCGAAAcacaacaaataaaatcaaataacctGATCATTCCCCTTCACAACCTCTCCAAACTCAACACCCAAATCGATTCTCTTAAACACTTCATATTTCAATCCATCAACACCAATACTCTCCTCTCCAAACACCACTTAGACACACTCTCCAACCAACTCTCCTCATCCATTCGCCACGTCATCACCAACGCTTCCGCACTTCTCGCCGCATCTCCCGTAACCGTAACCGTTtctccaacggttaacgaacaCTCCGAAACTGTGGAACTCAACGCGGTTGAACTTCTCGCAAAGCACTTTCACTTCTGCGAGATTTGCGGGAAAGGATTCACGCGCGACGCGAATATGCGTATGCACATGCGGTCGCACGGGGAACGGTTTAAGACTCGTGAAGCGTTGCGTGGTGGTTGTGGTGTGAGGGAAGCGCGCTTAACGGCGACGCGGTTTTCTTGTCCTTTTGAAGGATGCAAACGGAATAAGTTGCATAAGAAGTTTATGCCGTTGAAGTCGGTGTTGTGTTTGAGGAACCATTTCAAGAGGAGTCATTGTCCGAAAACTCACACGTGCGATCGGTGTAAGAGGAAGAGCTTTGCGGTAATTTCGGATTTGAAGAGTCACGTGAAGCAGTGTGGGGGAGAGTCTACGTGGAAGTGTACGTGCGGAACCACGTTTTCAAGAAAAGAGAAACTGTTTGGACACGTGGCAAGGTTTGAGGGGCATTCGCCGGCGGTTGAGGTGGGggaagaagagaaaagaaaaactatggAGGCGGCGCCGGCGGAAGGGGATAGGTTACCCGAAGGTTTCTTTGATGATTTGGAAAAGTTTTGGGTTTGACTCTTTTTAGAACAAATAACTTTGGATTTAAgatgatattaattattggaagaatttttatttctctaaatTAACGATCACCAATGTAAAATTTCACTTCATGAAATCAAGGCCTCAACCCGATGTGCAACTAACCATTTTGAATaagattttgttttattaaaagtgatttaaatataaaatcatttatattcATTCAGCCTTAAACCTTCAAAATACTTATTAGTTTACGAATATCACACCATTTAGAGgcaaaataaattacaatcaATCATCAAAATAGGTAAACACCAATTTTATATGTCCGAAATTAGTTTTCACTCTCTAAAACCAAACacataatatttgattttagttttgcAACATCTTTTAAGTGTTATCAAGTAGAATTTATTTTGCTTCTAAAATTGATTTCGAACTTGAAATTAAGATTTATTTAAGTGTTATCAAgtagaaataattttaattttaaattgattttaaatttaaaactaaaatttattgattatatccaaatgtaatttttaatttaaatttattattcaatttactTTTACATGAATAtatccaaacataaatcacttcatatttaaataacttttaactaaaattaatttaacaaaatcaattcgttcaaactcaattttcatatttaaataacttttaattaaaattaatttaacaaaatcaattcgttcaaactcaattttcatatttaaataacttttaattaaaattaatttaacaaaatcaattcgttcaaactcaattttcatatttaaataacttttaattaaaattaatttaacaaaatcaattcattcaaactcaattttcatatttaaataacttttaattaaaattaatttaataaaatcaattcgTTCAAACTCAATTTTAGTCACCGTATAATCAAACCCTTGCTAAAACACTTCCAAAATAAGGATTTGAGTTTGTGaagttaaaaagaaagaaaggaaaaaaatcaaattataagtGTGATTCCTTCTCCGAtacaaaaattgattatttgtgtaaaatcaattttgactGAAAGAAAATTGAAGGTAAGTTGATTGATTGTATTTGGATACATTCATATTGAAGTGAGTTAAAAGATAATAATCAATTCTATCTGCAAAGATTATAAATTGTAACTTCAAGTCAAAACTAATTTCAGAGACAAAATCAATTCTACTCGAGAACGGtcaaatatgttaaaattaattttaaatctcTAGAACCAATTTTTATTTGCTTCAAAATGGAGTCAAACATCCACTAAATAATTAAGCCCACAATGCATAGTCAAGTATGATGTCCAATATAAGAACGAGTGAAAATTCAATAATGAACTACAACACTTATAATAAGTGAAAAAATCAAACTCAGATCTTTTTTCCTCAACTTTGAAAAGCTACAGCATTTTTAAATTCACTGTAGTTCACCAAACTTACACTAAGAAGGATAACACATGACACTAGAAAGTTAATTAAATGTATCATGGTAGATTTAGTAAAAGCATTTCCAATTCTTTTCTTGAGGTATAACCCAGAAAGGAGATTGTTCATTGTACATTAACTGAAATGAAAATATTGAATATGGAACCAAATAATGTAGCTGACAAGATAACAACACCACCAACACGGTTTCTTTGTAAAAACCTTTATATACAACAATCATTGCTAGGGGACTTGCAGCACACTACCATATGTAACAGCAGGAACATTGCTAAAAGCTCACCAAACATCTTTTCCTTAATGATTTTCTGTACTTTAGAAAACCTCAATAATACCACAAGcatcactgtaacatcaaaatTATAACTCCTCCTCCTTTTTCTTACAGTTGAAACACAATAAACTTCATCTCTATTCATTCAAGCTAAACTATCAAAAAAGGAAAATGTTGTACAGCTTATAACATAGATTGTTGAAATCTATGTATCTTCTCATCTGCCACCAGACAACTCAATGGCATCTTGATTATAAACTGAATCTTCTCCCCAGTCAAATCTTCTTTGTAATCTCTCGTATTCTTGTCTTCGATGGACCTCCACGTGCTGCCATTCCTCCCACCTTTCAGCCAATCCTTCTCCTTCTAGCATTCTTACAACCTCAGACATCGGTGGACGATCCTCTGGCGTTGCTTGGGTGCAGAGTAGCGCAACTTTTATCATCATTTCTACCTCTTGCATGTTGAAATTTTTCTTTAGGTTGCGATCAACAATAGCATCTAGTCTTTTCTCTCGTTCTAATTTCTTAACCTATAGAACACAATATTGCAAAAAACAGTTACAGACAAGTATAAACTGAAAATTGatgatacatatatattttttatatatatgacaaGAAGGAAAAAGAGGTCTTACATGGTCAAGCAACAACACATCATCTTCCTCTTCCAAACGTGAGAAGTCAATTGCCCGTTGACCTGTAACAATCTCCAGAAGCATAATCCCATAACCAAAAACATCAGTCCTTTCTGAAGACTTTCCGGTTGACAAATACTCAGGAGCTATATGGCCCATTGTCCCACGAACTTGAGTTGTCACATTAGTCTTTCGAATATCTACTAACTTTGCCAAACCAAAGTCGCCGACAACTGCCTCAAAATCTTCATCTAGTAATACATTAGCTGCTTTCACATCCCGATGAATAATCTTAGGACTGCAATGCGCATGAAGATATTCTAGGCCACGTGCAGTTCCCAGAGCCACTTGTTTTCTTGTAGGCCAATCCAAAACAGATTCCCCAGGTTTGAGTTCTGCATCAGTATTCACAGTAAAATTTTACAAGGCAATACAAAATATGGAGACAACAGATATCCTATCTACCCATTCAATACTTACAACAAGGATACATgaattacaatatttaaaatgttctaaccatatatatacttttatgaTGCAATATGTGTCGTAATTTGTAACTTAATACCTCGTAGACGATAGGCAACGCTTAAGTTTTGCATGAAGGGATAAACTAAGAGGCGTTCAGTTGGAGTAGTACAAAACCCAATCAGCCGTAACAAGTTCCTATGAACAGCTACACTTATCATCTCAACTTCACGCTGGAAAGCTGCATCTCCCCCAGGGCTTTCATAATCAGTTAACCTTTTGACAGCAACTTTTGTGTTATCAGCAAGGACACCTTTATAAACCTTTCCAAAGCCTCCCTGTCCTAAAACATTTTTCTCGCTGAAGTTGTCAGTAGCTATTTGTAGTTCTCTCCATGCAAATCTTTTTAGCTGTCCAAATGCAATTCGCCGATCAACTTCACCTGatgaaacaagaaaaaaaaatcatacaataaaaacaataacaataacaataacaataacaataacaataacaataacaataacaataacaataacaataacaataacaataacaataacaataacaataacaataacaataacaataacaataacaataacaataacaataacaataacaataacaataacaataacaataacaataacaataacaataacaataacaataacaataacaataacaataacaataacaataacaataacaataacaataacaataataataatagtgcaAGGATGAGGATTGTCCAAACCTTCCTTATAAAGACGACTTTGTTCATATCTAAATCAAGTGTTGAATCTCATATTAATAACACAATATTGGTTTTATTTAGAGTTTCAGAAGAGAAAGTAATATGAATTATTTCTGTATTCTAGATTGCAACGAATTGTTAAATGTTTATGATATGACCCTGGGTTAGGGCCTAAGCTCAACAACAAAGATGAATAGGCCAGATGAGAGGGTTTAGTATTAGTTAACGAGGTTCTTAGATTTAAGGGGACTAGGTTATGAggtttattatatgatgaaGTGAGGCTAGGTGGTGGAATTCATTCAGACAGATTGTATTAAGTTGGTTTAGGAGAGTTTCTCTCTGGTTAGGAGTTCTTGAACTCTGGTTTATCCTTCCTTTAGCATTTTCCACCATTGTAGATCTCTTGAGCTCATCTTTTCCATTCAATAATATACTGTTTCATTACTCTGATTTTGCAGGTTCTATCAGTTTACAATAAAGTTGAGAGTTATTTATGGACTTCCTAGTGTGGCTGATCTGATAGTAGGTTACTCTAATAGTAGTTTTAAATTCCTAACACCTAGCACTGGATCCAGGATTCGATATATACCACATTCATTAGACATGAAAGGTTTAAAGGAATGGAAATGGGTACATTTCAATGAGTAGTTTTAAGGACTGGTTATTCCAAAAGATTAAACTATTATATGGGAGCccaagattgttttaaaatcCCTATCAATCTAGTCACTGGATCCAGCAGACCACGGGATGTGAAGACACTAGAAAGAAGGGAAAAAATACGATCAGAACTCATTGCCTTTAAAAAGAGCATGATATAGGAAGAACTAAAACTAGATAAAATGAACATAGCACTAATTAACCAGATGCTCTGAATACGAAATATAATGCAGCAGCTAGATGCTGTTGACCATCATGGAGAGAATATGGTGTTTGGTCAGTAAGAAACAGTGCATTGTTTATGTATATGATGAGCTGAGCAATAAaccattattatatataaatataaatcaatctgAATTTTGGATAACAAAgcctaaaatagtaaaatttgataatataatattgcTTAACTTTAAAGCATGGGTCCATTTTAAGACATACACAGTCTCATATCAATACTTTAAAATGCACAACTACAAACATATTAACATATGCACTAATATATTTCACTAAAGAGAAGCATAATACATAGATACAATACAAGAACATTGGAGATTGAACAAGAAACTCAAACCTGGAACATCTACAAAAACTTCACGCTTGTATCCCTTGTGTCTAGCCTTGCACCAAAATAACAGCAGACCAACAATAACAAGGATAGCTACAAATGCTACACTAATTCCAATTATGAGGCCAATTGGTTTATGTGATGAACCTGCCGTGTGAAGGAAAATTAGTATTCAGATTGTagaaaaaggaaggaagaaaGTTGTAGATAACAATACATCATATAACAGGACAAACAAAATATTCCCATCAAATTACCTTGATCGGcattattaaatgcacaaggcTGACCATAATTCACACCACAGTCCAACTTATTTCCGCTGAAACTGCAATAAGGAGCACAGTTAAAAAGCGGTATCAGATTTTGTATGTCCTGacttaaatatatcaaatagatcttatttttatatatatatatatatatatggttaaaAAAGTGGAATGTCATTGGGGGTCGTTACAAGGTGTTTGTGTCCAATAGGTCCTATTCCCTGAACAATGGACAAACTGTCACTTCTCTAGCCTCCTAGCATTCAATATCAAGTAGTAAGTATACGGAAAGAAGTCAATTTATATGAACAAGACTTAGTTTcttgaaacaaaatattttatgattgccATTCTTTCATATGTAAGTAAAGAAGTGGAACCAGAGATGACTGCAATCATCTACTTCTGCTAGGTTGAAATATAACGTTAGTAACAATAACCATTTTAACTATATGGGCTCTTTGGACGCATGTGACCACTTCAAATTTTTCAACGATACACACATCTCATCCCTGGGGTAAGCGATAGAAAGACATGTTTAAATGGTGCTTGAAATGATCATTTAAATACTAATCTACCATTCATACTTGTACTTAGGAACTTCAAGTAACTGCTCCGGAATTCGGCCGCTAAGATTGTTTGAATCTAGCTGACTGCAAAAGAGAGGTTTGCACAATCAGTCAGATACTAAATTTATGGAATATACTTAGAAGTAACCTGTAAACTTCTAGAAACCATTATTTCACATACATATCGTTCAAGCTTGAAAGATTGGCAAGTGATTCAGGTATAGATCCACTGAGATTGTTTTGACTCAATGTCCTGGTAGCAGAAAAATAAACGACACTTTTAAACATTACACAATAAAAACACATGCTAAGAAACATTATATATCGGCAAAACCTACCAAATAGAGTGCCATACTTACAAGAACTGTAGCTTTTTAAGATTACCAAGGGACTGCGGTATTTCACCAGTTAATCTGTTGTTTTCCAAATCCAACCTGATCAAGCTTGTCAGGTTTCCCAACTCTTTTGGTATGTCACCGGTGATGCCATTTCCTTGCAAAGAACTGCATTGTAATTGCATAACATGCATCAATAGTTACACTTAAAATCTTGCTTGTTTTGTTGTTAATGATAGATATTTAACAGAAAACAATTTCccatgaaaaaaatttaatgacaaTTAAACCATAGTGTGAACTTCTGTAACACCGAAACTCCTCCCCCATATAAAAGTGAACATTTGCAAAAGGAGGAGCGCCAGATACATACTCTCTAACACTCTCTCAATTATTGGGGAAATTTCATGTCCAGTCACTTTGGAAATTAGTCCTACATGAAGTGATGAGACATCGAGACCCACATAAATTTCACTCAGTAAGAGAAAAGAATTGAAAAGAGATATTATAGAGTGTGTAAGTAACATTTCTCTTGCAAAAGAGTGAACTAttgaacaaagaaaaaaaaaaagttctaaCATCACAAAATTTACCTAAGGTTATcaaataacttttcaaaaatgaccaaattaatattgtaataaaaatatatatctgaAGCACCAAGACTTGACGGAGTAAGGATCATAACCACAATATTAACTTCAGAATTAATTAATCCTAACAGCTACAGTTCTTCAACTGCAAAGCGTACACAATCGTAAAAAAAgcttaaatactaaaataagtaatataaaataagagaTGTGTACACATACAACTTACCATCACAACACTAGAATGCACAAATCAAGATCGATAAGATTAgtcagaaaaaagaaaaataggaaAAGTGGGCTGCAAGAACAATGTAAGCAATTGGTTTTTTATAATTAACAACTGAAGTTATCTCATAACTTCCCAATCATATAAAATTGATTGAGTGGAATACCAAacatattattatcaatatggAATCAACCTGAATTGTGTGgatatttcatgatataaaaaCTTACAGAGTAGTGAGATATTTTAGAGTTCCTATCCTTGGGGCCAAGCGTCCTGTGAATCCCATCATCGCTAGTGAACTGCAATGAAGCAATTCATAGAATTACACGGCATGCACAAACTGGAGATATAAAAGTGTGAAATACTCCtatataaaatgaatatataatttCTGACGAACAATGAAAGTAATGAATGACTGGCTCATCTTCAGAtttaaccttttaaaaaaaaacagtcAATAGAGAATATCTTACACTTGAATAACTTTGTAGTTTGAGTCACAGTAAACACGTGACCAGGTACAAGGGTTGACTTGATTTTCATTCCAGTCACTAAGCTGGTGACCTGAAGCATTCAGTGATAACTTCAATGCAATCAGTGCATCTCCTGAAATGAACAAAACCATTACTCGCCTACTAAAAATACACTACAACGTACATAAAACTAGAAAGGTATTGATGTTTCAAACCATAATATTTTAACTGCATTCTTGGAAAAAAAATGAGACGTTCATTAATTTCGGTCAGTATGCAGTCATAAATGTATTTATTCCTCATAAACGAACTGGAAAATAATGTTTGAGAGGCTATGTTTTATCCACATAATAAGAATATGAATGTATGCACATTTAACAACTAAATCTTACATAGGATACATTCTTTTCGAATGAGTTAGCGGCAGGCAAATATAAGAGTACCTTGCGGATCAGGCGACACAGAAGAACACAAGCATGCCAAAATTAATGATACAAATAACAAGAAGTCCATATCTACTGGATGGCATCAACCACTGAAACAATGAACATGATAATCAATTATCATAGGAGCAATCTCCATCACTGCAACATAGAATCATAAAAACTATTAAGGAAAGAAAACTGATTAACTGTTGATATTTAAATACAGGAATATTCTATTTATCTGGAAATAGCATATTCTATTGTAATTAGTGTTACCGATTGTATATCGATTTGTTTCTGAATCTATATAATAAAATCTATATGGTGTAGTTTAGATACACGGTTCCATCATATGCCTCTCGTTTTCTCTCATTCAACAATAACAAATAACGccatataaatataaacaacaCGAAACAAACTACTAGTATAACGAAAGCAAGATTATTCTGATACAAGGTATATATGGTCAATCACACAGTTGAGTCTATCTAAGGAGAACATAATGGAACCGCGTCTGTTTTATTCTGTTCTGTTCCGGCCAAAAGTCCTATTGCATCACTGAGCAGTTCTAAAAAGGAAAAGTGAGCTGGAAAGCTTAACCAGTATCAATGTAaccggggtgttacaaaaagcataaataattgtaaatcaCCAAACAATGCTTTCTTTCTTGAACTAATTTCAATTTATGAGAAAAAACCATATAGTAAGAGTTCAACTTCATTCAAAGATTTGTGCAGAACATATCCATagacataaataattattaaaaaaaacacttaacCAAGTAATTGGACTCAAGTGGGTAATGAACTTCCAGTTAAGGGCGAATAGTTCGGGATAACCTGAGTTCGAATTCTAACTAGAACAATTTTTGACCAGGCTTTAGTTATCTACCTGACGAACTCCGGACTACTAGGGCCCAATTCCCATGTGAATCGGAGGGTTAAAAAGAAACACAAAGAATAAGCTCGTTTACAGAAAACACCGTTTGTTTTTGTTCCTTTTATTATTTGGATAAGATACAGAAAACGGATATGTAATAATTGAGAAAAGATGAAACAACAATATTCAACCAAAAAAGGCATAGTAGAAGAAGAATTCCAGAAACTTCAATTGAATACAGGCAAAATCGTGGAAGAGGAAGGGGGAATCGAATCAAGCAAGCACAGAATCAcatacaacaaaacaaaaacaataataatttatatacctAAACATTAGTCAAAAAATCTTGAAGAAAAGTAGAAGCGCAAAACTTACAAAGAGGAATCATCAGagaacatatatataaaatagtgaAAATCGGAATCAGTAGAAGAATAATGTGCAGTGTAGTTTATTTATGGTGGTTAAAGTTGAAGATAGATTTAATTTAAGGGTTAAAAGAGGGAAAGGTAATGTCGAAAGAGAGAAACTCACATAGATAGCTGGCAGAATTGGTGAAAGTAGTGTTATGACAGCAAATCTGGAACAGAACCTTCTATTCGTCTACTCTATAATCTacgttttgtttcttttttttttttcttcttctttctataTTGAAATTGTTTATTGCATTTTTGCTACTTTACCAGAAGAATAGtttctaaattataatatatggtTGCGCCAAGAGATATGCAATAAAAGGGGTCAAAATACTAAATAACATTGCTGGCCCACTCTCTTATAGcatctctctttctctctgcAGTGACTTGGACTTGGATTTGACTACAGTATCGTGTCGCTCTTCACTCTTTGTCTGTCTGGTTGATAATTGAACAAAATGCCgtccatttaatttaaattagtaTCGCCATTATTTTGCTTTTGGGAATAAGTGGAGAAACATGCATTCACTTTCCTCCACTactttctaaataaataaataccaGTACTGTACTAAATATCAACTAATTAATCAAGAAATAAAATTGTAAGACattttgttaagaaaaaaaaagataagataTGCTCTCTTTATGCGTTCCATTCAATACCCATCAATGTTTGGTATGGCAATA
It includes:
- the LOC101510399 gene encoding probable LRR receptor-like serine/threonine-protein kinase At5g10290 isoform X2 → MDFLLFVSLILACLCSSVSPDPQGDALIALKLSLNASGHQLSDWNENQVNPCTWSRVYCDSNYKVIQVSLAMMGFTGRLAPRIGTLKYLTTLSLQGNGITGDIPKELGNLTSLIRLDLENNRLTGEIPQSLGNLKKLQFLTLSQNNLSGSIPESLANLSSLNDIQLDSNNLSGRIPEQLLEVPKYNFSGNKLDCGVNYGQPCAFNNADQGSSHKPIGLIIGISVAFVAILVIVGLLLFWCKARHKGYKREVFVDVPGEVDRRIAFGQLKRFAWRELQIATDNFSEKNVLGQGGFGKVYKGVLADNTKVAVKRLTDYESPGGDAAFQREVEMISVAVHRNLLRLIGFCTTPTERLLVYPFMQNLSVAYRLRELKPGESVLDWPTRKQVALGTARGLEYLHAHCSPKIIHRDVKAANVLLDEDFEAVVGDFGLAKLVDIRKTNVTTQVRGTMGHIAPEYLSTGKSSERTDVFGYGIMLLEIVTGQRAIDFSRLEEEDDVLLLDHVKKLEREKRLDAIVDRNLKKNFNMQEVEMMIKVALLCTQATPEDRPPMSEVVRMLEGEGLAERWEEWQHVEVHRRQEYERLQRRFDWGEDSVYNQDAIELSGGR
- the LOC101510069 gene encoding protein SENSITIVE TO PROTON RHIZOTOXICITY 1-like, whose product is MHNHTETQQIKSNNLIIPLHNLSKLNTQIDSLKHFIFQSINTNTLLSKHHLDTLSNQLSSSIRHVITNASALLAASPVTVTVSPTVNEHSETVELNAVELLAKHFHFCEICGKGFTRDANMRMHMRSHGERFKTREALRGGCGVREARLTATRFSCPFEGCKRNKLHKKFMPLKSVLCLRNHFKRSHCPKTHTCDRCKRKSFAVISDLKSHVKQCGGESTWKCTCGTTFSRKEKLFGHVARFEGHSPAVEVGEEEKRKTMEAAPAEGDRLPEGFFDDLEKFWV
- the LOC101510399 gene encoding probable LRR receptor-like serine/threonine-protein kinase At5g10290 isoform X1, whose translation is MDFLLFVSLILACLCSSVSPDPQGDALIALKLSLNASGHQLSDWNENQVNPCTWSRVYCDSNYKVIQVSLAMMGFTGRLAPRIGTLKYLTTLSLQGNGITGDIPKELGNLTSLIRLDLENNRLTGEIPQSLGNLKKLQFLTLSQNNLSGSIPESLANLSSLNDIQLDSNNLSGRIPEQLLEVPKYKYECFSGNKLDCGVNYGQPCAFNNADQGSSHKPIGLIIGISVAFVAILVIVGLLLFWCKARHKGYKREVFVDVPGEVDRRIAFGQLKRFAWRELQIATDNFSEKNVLGQGGFGKVYKGVLADNTKVAVKRLTDYESPGGDAAFQREVEMISVAVHRNLLRLIGFCTTPTERLLVYPFMQNLSVAYRLRELKPGESVLDWPTRKQVALGTARGLEYLHAHCSPKIIHRDVKAANVLLDEDFEAVVGDFGLAKLVDIRKTNVTTQVRGTMGHIAPEYLSTGKSSERTDVFGYGIMLLEIVTGQRAIDFSRLEEEDDVLLLDHVKKLEREKRLDAIVDRNLKKNFNMQEVEMMIKVALLCTQATPEDRPPMSEVVRMLEGEGLAERWEEWQHVEVHRRQEYERLQRRFDWGEDSVYNQDAIELSGGR